agggagtattccctgaagtttctTAAGCTATCAACGTATGTTACTTTCCCTAGTATTTAATAGCAATATCGAGGAGAATACCGAGCATTGTTTAAATCATTCAGGTATGCTACTTCCCTGGTTTCTAATaacagggatgagatgagcaggttcctTAGAGGAATCAATGGGGATCTGGAGGAGGGGTGTCGATCTGCGATCTCTATGATAACATGGACCTTTCCAGGTTGATGGTAcatgtccagcaggtagaggacaGTCGCAGAAAGAGAGGTATTCGTGATGTTAGGTGGCCTATGCCTCAAGATCAGGAAGGTCCTAGCCATGGAGGCCACGGAAACAATTTTGGCATCCGTGAGCAGCACAGGTTCAAGAAGGGGCAACAGAATTCTGGGAATCCTAACTTTCAGAGGAGTACAACACCTAATGGAGGCAGAACTAAACCCAAGAGAGGAAATGGAGGTGAAATGAAGTGTCCTAAGAAGAATTGTGTTAAGTGTGGCCGAGCTCACAGTGGAGAGTGcagacagggcactaatgcctaCAACGGTTGTGGTAAGAGTATAAACATGGTCAGAGACTGTCCACAGAACAGAGGTCCGGCAAaaggtaatgctcagcctaggcctaacCCTCAGAGTGGAGCAGCAGTCGATCCTCCCAAGAAGAATAAATTCTATGTCTAGAAGGGTAGgtaggagcaggagaagtctgctgatgtggtcacaggtatgctgcaagtattctcaacttctatttatgctctacttgatccagggtctacgctttcctttgtgACTCCTCTGCTTGACCTTACTTTTCAAATACTACttgaagttctgcatgatctTATAGTGGTTAATAtgcctttaggagaaaatgtaagaacttATAGGGTATACAAGGATTGCCCAATAATTATaagtggtaagactatgtgtgaaaacttgattgagttacccatgcatgattttgatattattttttgcatGGATTGGCTTCACAGTTGTTATGTTTGCTTGGATTGTCGTACTAGAGTGGTGAGATTTCGCTTCCCTGATGAAGAAGAGTTAGTCTGGGAGGGCTACAATTCGAGTcgtcctaatcccttgatttcaaatcttaaggatAATAAAATGATTTCCAAGGGGTTATTATGTCATCTTATTAGTGTTAATGATTTtgatcatgacattccttccatagactcagtgcccgtagtgaatgagttcccaGATGTGTTTCCTAAAGATTTTCCTGGAGTCCCTCCCCTTCGAGGGATTGACTTTGTTAATGAAttagaacccgatactaaaccaatctcGATTCCTCCTTATAGGATGTCTCCAACAGAACTCAAAGAGCTGAATTTACAGTTGAAAGATCTGACTGATAGGGTCCAATTCAACCGAGCATATACCCGTGGGGCGCTctagtgttgtttgtaaagaagaaaaagatgttaaccttagaatgtgtatctaTTATCgacagctcaacaaagtcactataaagaataattatccacttcccagaatagatgatttgtttgatcagctccaagggtctagttttttctctaagattgatatTTGTTCAGGGTATCATCATCTTAGGGTTAGGGAGGTAGATGTCCCCAAGACAGCATTTCATACccattatggtcattatgagttcttggttatgtcattttgtctcacgaatgcacctgctgcatttatggatctcatgaacagagtcttccgtgaataccttgactctttcatCATAGTATTCATTAAGGGTGGCAAATGGACCAGTTTTTGGCTGGTCTGGTCCAGTTCCCATACCGGTCAATCCGATAACGGTTGAACCGGTAAGAAACTGGTCTTTTGGTATACCGTACCGGTTCCCTGATTGGTTCCCAATTTTTTATCCGATTAAACTGGTCCGATCCGGTAAGAACCGCTTTAGtcagtttttcaaatttttttaggcAAAAGTATTTATTACCTTCCTGAACTTGAAGCTTTTTATTCAATGTACACCTaaactctattttgtttcaattagcCCCCTGAACTTGCTTATTCATCCTACACGTACACCTTTTCCGTCCACCTGGCATAGAAACTGAAATCAAACTCTACAAGGTGCGTGAGACAACAATATTTTGCCACATCATAAAGTTACAACGGTAATATatgtaaaaatcttttttttctttaatatttgggttattttaagaatttttatcTCTCTATTCTCTACCTATTTATTCTTCTTAATCCCTTCTCCCTtttcaaatttcagattttctcactttttttgttttaattgttattgCTAAATTCATGAACAATAACAGGAGAATTGTTTGTCTATGTGGGGCTCCTCCAATTCTTTAAATTTCATGGATAAATGACAATCCCAGACGTAGATTTTTCGGTTGTAGACACTATGGGGTATGTATTGTTACTcctttttttgctttttatttgaCAAGTTTGTATTatgcaatttcatttttttaactttgattttaGGAAATGCAGTCCTCATTTCGAaattcttgtaagttttttgATTGGTATGATCCTAAATTTCCAACCCAAGAGAATATTGTAATTTTGGGTTTGTTGAAGAAAACCAACAAACAAGAAGAACAGCCCAAGTGCAAATGGCTATTGAAACTGATTTTGGGTATTAGTTTGATATGCAATGTgatattgttcttttatttagtgtgtcgttgaattttttttaatgcaatTGTTATTAAGGCAAAATCATTGGGTTCTAGGGTACTCATTTTGTGTATTAGTTTGGTTTGGTGTTCtattaatatatgtttttgctGTTTTTGCTGATCAATACAATTACACATTTACATGTAATGGGTACTATGATACCATGAGATAATAACATGAAGGCAACAAACATAACATAACTAGTGTTTTCTTGATCATAAAAATGAAGCATCGTAGTGTTTCATTGTTTCAACCAACAACCACAATAACTTAAGTTAACtagcaaaacataaaacaatcaCTACTTTAAGGTTAGTTGAACAACCACACAAGCACCAAAACACTAAACAGTAACTACTTTAAGTTTGTTTGAACAACTATAGTTTCATCAACACATAAAACAATATTTCAAGTTTAGTTGGACactcacacaatcacacaactACGAAGTTTTCTTTGAGAGTGATTTTCCTCAGGCTTGTTGACCATGTTTGAATGCCATCAGCTTTTGATCTGGTTTGAATATGACGCGTAACACTTTCGACTTGAAGTTCTCTTTGAGTCATGACATGTTTGCCTTTCCACTTCATTCACTTGGTAGGTTTAAAACTAATATGACTTGTCACATGTGCAGAACTCACCACACCAGTATTAACCCTCCTTCTGCTAGACAATCCTTGCTGCAATATCAACTACATAGTTATTTTGGGACTCACATTTAGAagacaaatataattttgacaGTTTATAAGACACTTATATTAATACACGTATATCCAGTATCAGCAACAAATAAACCTTGTCCAACAACTTTAGGCCTCTTCTTGTAACATTTCCTGCACCTCTTCTTGTACAAGTCTTACTGGTGCTTGTTCTTTCATAATTACCTCTACCCCTCTTTTTTTCCAGTGGTGGACTAATATGATTGGAAAAAGAACACAACAagacattaaatttaataagtaatctaacataatttataaaagcAAATTAATATGAATGTACCTCTTGAGTGGGTGTTGGTGTAGACTTACGTTTAGGATTTTTTGAACAATTTCTCTTGTTATGATTTGGTCCTTTGCAAATTGAACATGTCATTACTGTCCCCATTCTTGGCAAGTTTCCAGCTTTTCTCACTTCaccaatttctcttcttctgttCTTTGGTGGCCTACCAGGCATTTGTCTTGCCTCAGGTGTTTCAACCATTGGGTTTCTACTTTCAGGCCACATTTCCATGTTTGGGACTGGTTGAATAAAATGAGAATATGTCTTCATATATGTGTCTTTTCTATACCAAATAGATATTGCTTGTGATGCATCCATGTTCAAGTGGTTCATTGTTGCTATACCATGTGCACATGGGATACCTTTTAATTCCCATGATCTACAactacatttttgttgacccaaGTTCACAGTATGCTTGTATACCCCCTCTAACACTTCAAATCCAACATCACCATTCCATTCAATGTTGCACAGTATTGATCTTGTTACATTTGTATTGAataccatcattgccattggagaTATTCCATCTGTCCATGTTTCAGCAAATGCTCTTGACTTGCTCACTCTACTGATCACCTTAACTCTaatttcttttaacatagtTACAATGGTCTTGTTCCTGGGTCCCAAGATCCAAGAATTAAAACTCTCTGCCATGTTATTCTCTATACTATCACACTTTGAAAATGTTTGAATAAAAGATTTACACGATGTCTTCTTGTTGTATTTGATAAGAGATTCAACAATACCTATTCCCAGCTTCGACAAGGCATTTATATTGTACTTAAATTGTGCCTCAAATGTTGATCTAGCAGAAGCCCaaaatttctttcttctctctaaGCCTCTGAAGTTTTGTGACCAATTTGCTAATAAGTGTCTAGCAAACATTCTATACTCACATTCTGGAAATAGTTCATCTATAGCAGCTATTAGTCCCTGTAGTTGCAAAGCAAAAAAAGCAAGttaaattttagtcaaattaaattagcaattgcattaaacataaacaaaagaaagataTTCAATTACCTTTTGCATATCACTAATGATAGTTAGCTGGGAACCATTTCCTAGATTAAGATCTTCTTTCAGAATGGTCATGAACCATTTCCATATCAACTTGCTTTCAGTATCAATTACTGCCCATGCTATTGGATACATTTGGTTGTTTGCATCTTTAGCAACAGCTACCAAAAGTTGACCCCTACAAATTCCCTTTAGAAAACACCCATCCAGCCCTATACATCTTCTGCATCCTTgttgaaaaccctttttcatagcatcaaacaaatataaaaagagtGAAATTGTTTCATCCCATTTCTTGATTCGGAATCTTTAAGATTCACAACACAAGTGCTACCAGGATTTGTTTGGAGTAACATATCCTTGTAGTCTAGGATTCTGTTAAATTCTTCCACATGATCTCCCataatttcctttaaaataatttttcttgtttttaaacAAACTGCCTTGCCTACATAAACATTCAACTCTTTCCTCACCAATTCTTGTATCTCCCACCCTTTTATACTAGGTTGAGAAATTATCCTATCTTTCAGATACTTGCATAAGAACTttgaattatacaaaatattattggTCGTCCTGGTACATTTGTGCCATGGATTGTATGTCTTGATAGTAAATTTCTCACTCCTTCCTTCCTTGCTTTCATACAACAGCCATGGACAACCACTTTTACACTTCACTCTCACTCTAGTACTCTCATTCACATACTTATCTAACTCAACTCCATTTTTTATAGCATATTTTGTAACTGCCTCTCTAAATTGCATTACactttcaaatatcaaaccacACTGCCATATTACAATATCACAAGAAGAATTATATACCACCCTATTACTCTTCTTTCTCCCCCTTAAACTCCCTCCTTCAAGTTCATCATCAGAAATAGGTTCTTCTTCATCACTTTGAAAACTATCACAGTCAGAACTGTCATAGTATAGCTCATCCTCTGTTAGCTTAACCTTCAaattctttttccctttttcaatATCTCATACCCTTCATCAAATCCAACTTCACCTAAAAAAACCTTTTggtttttccttcttctttctccTCCTACTTTCTCTAAGTTTTCTCACATCTTCCTTTACAATTCTCAACTCCACATGCACATCACTTTCATGGTCAATAGACTGGTTAGAACAGAGAGGATAATTGTTTATGTCTTCCTCTGCATTTTCTTGGGTAATTGTCTCAACTTCTTGTTGAATAGAAGGTTCAGTTCCTTGTTGCATAGTTGGTTCGACTTCTTCTTCAGTATCAGCCCAATCTATTGAAGAATAATCATCATCACTTTCTTTTTGGCATTCTAGTTCGACCCTTGCAATCCCATTATTTTCAAGTCTTTCAGTGACTGGAAAGGAAGAAGAGGAACCTAAACCTAGATCtgattttttttggttgtgCAGTTAGAGATTCCCCATGTGAATTAAAAGACTCAACCACTTTACTTAAAGATTGACTAATTTGACCTTCACTGGGACCCACATCATCCAGAATAGTACTATCACagacataaatatttattgtgtcCCCATCATGCATAAATAATGCCATGCAACAAATGTCCATGTCATTTTTCAATTCCACCAAATCACCCCCTAGAGATGGAGTTGCATATGTTTTTCCTAACTTACTAATCCCAAAAGACTTAGCATAATCGGCAAGTTCAGGAATTGATAAATGATCTTCATCCACATTGTCTACATATTCTGTCCTACCCCCAACATATACTGGACCTACCTTACTCACAAATATACCCCCAAAATTTGAACCTTATATTGAGGTACTTATTAGTCATAGTGTCAACCTATAACCACAATAATAATCAGTATATTGTACAATACAAGCAACAAAATCgaaacatatataataacacCAAAACATACGCAACAATTGGTACTTTGTATAGTAGATGTATTATTCATCAACATACAATAGGCATCCCACACAATATacttaaacaaataataaaatacccCACCATTTAACAATACCAGAAACCCTAATACTTAGAACCTTAATTTTACCAAAAAGCCTAAAATTTTAAACTGATTATTAGAAACCTTAATGCTCATGCATGAATAAGGTATAAAGCTTCATAATAATACATTCATTAAGTGAATTCTAGTTGAAAAGTATTAGACCCCTAATCGGAAACTATGGCGAAATGTTAAACGAAGTAAGGCAAAATAGGcaaaatatgaatgaaaaagtaaataaacaGACAACAATACATCAAGCCTATGCAATATAGAGTGGATAATCACTTACTTGTAGACACAATTCAGACAAGATCCAAAGAAAATCGACCAAACACTTCACGAACTGCAACTGGCACAAATCTACCGTTACTTAGTCGATTACACTTGCCCAATTTACTTGTTACTTTGTCGATTACACTTTCGTGAGAGGTTTAGAGAAAATCAAAGAGAGGTTTAGGGATAGTCAAAGAGAGGTTTATAGAAAATCGAGAAGCTTCACGAACTGCAACTGGCACAAATCTACCGTTACTTTGTCGATTACACTTGCCAAATCTACTTGTTACTTTGTCGATTACACTTTCATGAGAGGTTTAGAGAAAATCAAAGAGAGGTTTAGGGAAGATCAAAGAGAGGTTTAGAGAAAATTGAGCAGCTTCTTTCAAAAGTTTAAAGATTTGTGAATTTTTAAGGTCGGTATTATCTaggtaacaaaatatttatctaggtggcaaaatatttatgtaggtggcaaaatatttatctaCATGTCGTGCGCGTGTAGACACGATCATATTGAGTGGACGGAAAAGGTGTACGTGTAGGATGAATAAGCAAGTTCAGGGgggaattgaaacaaaataaagtttaggtgtacattgaataaaaagcttcaagttcaggggggtaatgaatacttttgccttttttttattttttaattaaggtGGCCGTTTAATGACCCTTGGGTCGTTCTTGCCGTTGAGCTGAGACCCAAAACAGTCAACTATCACCCTCACCCCTTTCTAACCCATTTACACTGTAAATATACCCTTTTTTCCATTTAAATCACAAATTCACTACTTATACAATCTCTCAAAGTCTCAATTTTAAATCTCtcgtaaattattaattataaagctTTAAATCCacttgaaactttaaattcaatataaactttaaagtataaattcaatttcaaacttatataaactttaaagtttccaattgaagtttttaatataaatatataatattatataataattaaaataattaaaaattaaaaaaaaaggtaccgAATGAACCGGTCCAACCCGGTTCCAAACCGGTTACTAACGGACCGGGTGGAACAGGTTGGTTTTTTTGGTAAATCCGGTCCAGTAAAATCCGATACGAGTAAGAAAATCCAGTAAGAAAAATCTGGTACCGGTCAGGTTTCAGGTAAAACTGGTCCTGTTGACCCGGTCCTGTCCATTTGCTAGCcttagtattcattgatgacattctcatttactctaagaccaaggaagagcatgaacatcatttgagactaaccttgcaggcaCATAGACAtcatcagttgtatgccaaattcagcaagtgtgaattctggcagagatcagtgaccttcctgggtcatgttATGTCCGATCAAGGTGTACAGATGGACCCCAGGAAGACTGAAGCTGTTAATAACTTGTCAAAGCTTCTTACTCCCACTGACATTTGTAGCTTTTTGGGATTGGCTAGTTACTCTCGCAGGTTTGTGGATGGCTTTTCTTCCATTGTTGCCCCGTTGAGAGCTCTGACTAAGAAGAAAGCCAAGTTTTAATGGacggagacttgtgagaagagttccTAGGAGCTCAAGGACATACTCTTTCAGCCCCGGTGCTTACTCTacctaagtgtggtgagaattacacggtttattgtgatgcatctagggttggtttggttTGTGTTCTCATGCCGGCTGGTAAGGTGATAGTCTATGCTTCaagacagctcaaggttcatggGAAGAAATATCCCACTTACGACATGGAGTTGGTAGTTGTGGTGTCTGCACTGAAgctatggaggcattatctgtaTGGAGTGcacgtggatgtgttcacaaaccataagagtctccagtacgtgttcacacagaaggagttgaatctacgtcagtggagatggttggagttgttgaagaattatgacatgaatgtgcactaccatctaggtaaggctaatgttgtggctgatgctttgagcatGATGATTATGGGGAGTGCATCCCACATTGAGGACGAGAAGAAGgatttggtaaaagaggtacaTATATTGGCCAAACTGGGTCGGTTGGTTGACTCAactagtgggggtgttttaGTTCATCTTAGTTCAGAATCATCCttaataattgaagtaaagaatggTTAGCATCTCTAATTtgtattgatggagttgaaggacttaatgttgttaaaaatgaattagtCTTTCGCTTTGGGAGATAATTGAATACTTAGATACCAGGACAGGCTGTATGTACCAGATGTGGGTGATTTACGGACCAGGATTGTTGCAGAGGCCTATGATTCTAGATATTCCATAAATTCAagttccaccaaaatgtatcatgatcttaagcagatttattagtgggatggcatgaagaaggacattgcagaaTATGTGGATAAGTGccctaattgtcagcaggttaagtcagagcatcttaagcctagtggtctgactcagattattaaggttccgacttggaagtgggaggccattaatgTTGACTTTGTGGTTGATCTTTCGAGAACTAGGAGGTtgcatgactccatatgggttattgttgacagattgactaagtctaCCCACTTTATCTGTGTGAAGTCTACTCACAAATCTGAGGATTATACGAGACTCTGCATTGATGatattgtgagatggcatggggttcctttgtccatcatttcaTATAGAGGATCTTAGTTTACTTCACATTTCAGGAAATCGTTCCAGAAATGCTTGGGCACGCAGGTAAAACTAAGCActacctttcatcctcagacagatgggcagTCAAAGCGCACCATTCAGGccttggaggacatgttgagagcatgcgtgattgacttcagaggtaactgggatgaccatctacctttgatagagttatcgtataataatagctatcactccacCATTGGGATGGAaccatttgaggcattatatGGTAGGAGGTTCATATCTCCAGTTTGGTTGTTCGAGGTTGAAGAGTATTCCATTTTGGGTcaagagatcattcatgaggccttggaGAAAGTTAGAGTGATTAGGGAAAAGTTGGATACTGTTTACAGCCGACAGAATTCATATGTTAATAACATACAGCAGCCCTTAGAATTTAATGTTGGTGACCATGTTTTCTTGAAGATATCGCCTAAGGAatgggtgatgagatttggtagaacaggaaagttgagtccgaggtatgtgCGGCCATATAAAGATCCTACAGCGTGTGgttgaggtggcctatgagttagcattATCTGCCGATCTAGCTTCTGTTCACctagtctttcatgtctctatgttgaaaaagtgcctaggtgatccagcatcaatcCAACATGAtaaaggtttgggggttggtgaagacttgtcttatgagtaggtacctgttgagatcttagaaAAATAGGTCAagtgggaggctgaggccgacatgagatcctgctaccctcatcttttcaacttttaaggttagacttcctactcttaagccTATGTTTCCATATCCCTCCGtgttttgttgttattgatTGACTATGTATGGTGATTTTATTATGACCTAACTGCATTAAGATGTCAAGTGTAAGTGCCATTCgtggatgaatgttcctaagggggggataatgtaacaaccctaaaaattaaCAGGATCAAGACTTAGGGTGTCAAGAA
The sequence above is a segment of the Solanum lycopersicum chromosome 10, SLM_r2.1 genome. Coding sequences within it:
- the LOC138338879 gene encoding uncharacterized protein: MGLVQYIIYREILPREMRESKVEEFINLEQGSMTVREYSLKFLKLSTLMVHVQQVEDSRRKRGIRDVRWPMPQDQEGPSHGGHGNNFGIREQHRFKKGQQNSGNPNFQRSTTPNGGRTKPKRGNGGEMKCPKKNCVKCGRAHSGECRQGTNAYNGCGKSINMVRDCPQNRGPAKGSTLSFVTPLLDLTFQILLEVLHDLIVVNMPLGENVRTYRVYKDCPIIISGKTMCENLIELPMHDFDIIFCMDWLHSCYVCLDCRTRVVRFRFPDEEELVWEGYNSSRPNPLISNLKDNKMISKGLLCHLISVNDFDHDIPSIDSVPVVNEFPDVFPKDFPGVPPLRGIDFVNELEPDTKPISIPPYRMSPTELKELNLQLKDLTDRVQFNRAYTRGAL